CGGACACGGCGGCTCTCGGAGATCCCGAGTCGCTCCATGATCTGCTTGGCGCGGACCTTGCCGACGCCCGGCAGGGACTCAAGGAGGGCGGAGACCTTCATCTTGCCGATGACGTCGTTCTCCTGGCCCTGCTTGATGACCTCATGGAGGGAAGCACCGGAGTGCTTGAGCCGATTCTTGACCTCGGCGCGCTCCCGGCGAGCCGCGGCGGCCTTCTCGAGCGCGGCTGCGCGCTGTTCAGGGGTAAGGGGCGGAAGAGCCACGCCTACGTCACCTCGGATGTCGAACTGTCGGATACGGACCGGTGTGGAACCTAGTCGCCCCGCATCAGCGGAGCAACGAGCAACGCGCTTACGTGCAGTGCTCTCGTCGGAGACTAGCGCCAGAGGGCGCCAGAGTCAGCGAGAACAAGCGAAAAGTCCTGGTCAGACTCTGCTGACCAGGACAATTCGGGACCAAAGTCCCCGTCGGAAGGCTCTCAATCGAGCGCGGTGCGCACTTCGTCGGTGAATCGGGCCGCCGCGGCGCGCAGAGCTGCGGTGTCCGGGCCGTGCCGCAGCACCCCCCGGCTGACGCTCGGCACGACGTTGCGGACCGCGTCACCGAAGACCTTCGGGAGGTCGGCGGGGGTGGCGCCCTGGGCACCGATGCCGGGTGCGAGCAGCGGG
This Streptomyces decoyicus DNA region includes the following protein-coding sequences:
- a CDS encoding integration host factor, giving the protein MALPPLTPEQRAAALEKAAAARRERAEVKNRLKHSGASLHEVIKQGQENDVIGKMKVSALLESLPGVGKVRAKQIMERLGISESRRVRGLGSNQIASLEREFGSTAS